The DNA region TCGAGCGAGAATCTCGTGAGTTCGAGCGAAGCCGGACCGCAGACCTCGGTCGCCGGGCGCACCGAGATGCCTCACCCCCTCCAGCCGACTGCGTTGCTCGGTCGCTTCGCTCCCTGCGCTACTCGCCCCTCGCGCATTCGTCGCGCTCACAGAGGAGCGCTCAGGCGCGCGCCACGGCGCGGCTCTGTCCGCGCTGTTCTCGCGCGAGGTCTGCGCGAACGAAGTGAGCGCAGGCTCGGAAGAGCTTCGCCCTTCCGGTGGAGTCGGCGACGCTCGTGTCGCCGACGAGGTTGGGGAGGTCTGAGGCTGGGGGGTCATCTCGGTGCGCCCGGCAGCAGTAATCTGCCGCTGGTCGTACACCGCAATCGTCGCTCTTCGAACGAACCGTCGTGACGTGCCAACCGAAATCGATAACGAACGACTCCAAACCAACCCAATCGTTGCTGTGCAATTACCACAATAGTGATATATTTCCGTGTCCAGCCCTGCAGAACAGTTGCTATGAGAGGACAGCACACCGGCCGAAACTATCTGGGTATCGAACTCGACGGCTGGCCGGCGACCGAACTACTAGACGACGAACTGCTCGAACGCCACTAGGTCACCGGCGGAAGTATCGGACGAGAGTCCGACGACAGCTCTCTGAGTCACCTTCGAACGCGGTAGCGCGCTTTTCTAACGACGTGTAGGGACACGCCCACGGACCCACCAGATAACCGCCGTATTTATCCATACCCACCGGAAACCGTACGCTCCATGAACGCGCGCCACGCCCGCTACCCGTTCTTCGCGGCCGCCAGAGAGGCCGTCGGCCAGTCGGACGTGGCGCTCTCCGAACTCGTCACGAGCGACGACCCCGCCGTCTCCCGCGGTCTCGAACGCGTCGAGCGCGCGCTGATGGCCGGCACCGTCGAGAGCGAGACGCCCGGCGAGTGGACCGCCCGCGACGAGTTGCTCTCCTACCCCGTCGCGCGCATCCTCGTCTCGCTCATCGACGCCCCCGCCGCGGTTCGCAAGTACGCCCACGCCGAGGCGGCGACGGCGTACGACCGGTTCACCGAGGACTTCGAGACGAGCGACGACGGCCTCAAGAGCACCGGCACTACGACGGTCGAACTCGACGACTTTCTCACGGAGTTCGAGCTGACCGACGACGTGCGACCGGAGGCCGACGCCCAGGCGGCGGCGACGCGCAGGGACGACGCCTACCGCGTCTCGCTCGGCTCGTACCTGACGCTCTCCGACCCCGACTGGGGCAAGAGATGGCGACTGGTCAACCGCGAAGTCGCAGACGGCGAGGTTCGCATCATCCGCGAGGAACTGTACGAGTTGCTCCGCGAGGCAGTCCGGCGACAAGTGGCCGAGGGCCTCCCGTTCGTCGTCGGCGACGACGCCATCGCCGAGGCACTCGACGCGGAAGTCGACTCGCTTCGCGGTCTCCTGGCCGACCGGAAACCCGTCGGCCGCATCGACACCGTCGTCCCCGACCTGTTCCCGCCGTGCATGAAACACCTGCTCGAACGCGCTGGACGCGGCGCGGAGCTGGACCACCACTCGCGGTTCGCGCTCACCGCATTCCTCACGGGCATCGGAATGGACA from Haloprofundus halobius includes:
- a CDS encoding DNA primase large subunit PriL, with translation MNARHARYPFFAAAREAVGQSDVALSELVTSDDPAVSRGLERVERALMAGTVESETPGEWTARDELLSYPVARILVSLIDAPAAVRKYAHAEAATAYDRFTEDFETSDDGLKSTGTTTVELDDFLTEFELTDDVRPEADAQAAATRRDDAYRVSLGSYLTLSDPDWGKRWRLVNREVADGEVRIIREELYELLREAVRRQVAEGLPFVVGDDAIAEALDAEVDSLRGLLADRKPVGRIDTVVPDLFPPCMKHLLERAGRGAELDHHSRFALTAFLTGIGMDTDEIVAVYRQSALDEEEIRYQTEYLRDEAGTQYAPPSCATMVAYGDCVNTDERCETITHPLAYYARALNDEGERGTNAAD